Within the Streptosporangiales bacterium genome, the region GCTGTGGGCAAACAAAAAGGCCGCGGATCCCGGTTCGGGTTCCGCGGCCTGGAGGCGCCAGTGTGTCTGTTACACCGGATGTCTCCAGGACCGGAGACCCGAAGCTGCACCATCCTTGATGGCGGCCGGGTTCTTCTTGACGAACGTGCGAGGCTGGTCGCTGCCTGCAGGCACAGTGGTCCCCTGGACGTGGGCCTGGGCGGGCGCGATGTACGCACCAAGACCGGACACGAGCCGCTCACGCATGGCGGTGCCACCGGAGGTAGCCGGCTGCGTCACGTTCGTCGTCATCCACGTGCCCATCTCGGCCACCTCCTCTCTCAGTTCGTTCGGCACCGCGTCGTGCGGCCGTAGTTCAGATTATGGGTAGATGCGGTAAGGAGCAACCTAATTTTCGGGTGTTTCACCTTCTGCGCAGAGATACTTCACCATCGGTACGGCTCATCCCGTCTCGACCGATGGTGCCACCAACGCGAGCACGGCCTCGCCGTACAGCTCGAGCTTGCGCGCTCCGACACCGGCGACGGCGGCGAGCTCACCGAGGGTGGTCGGTCGCTGCTCCGCGATGGCGGTGAGTGTCGAGTCGGTGAACACGACGAAGGCAGGTACCTGTTGTTCCGCGGCCGCCTGGCTGCGCCAGTCGACGAGCCGCTCGTACAGCTCGGTGTCGACGTCGGCCGGGCAGCCCAGGCAATGTCCGAGTTTGCGCTCGACTGCACCGGCCAGCTTCCTGCCGCACACCCGGCACGGCGTCGGCCCGGCCTTCGGCGCGCGCTCGGCGGCGGTGGGCTTCGGTCTGGCCGTCGGCTTCGCGCCGGTGAGCAGGCCGCGCAGGAACCTGGTCGGTTCCCTGACGGCGCGCCCGCCAGGTTCCCTGGCGCGTGCCCACGACAGCACCAACCGTTCGCGCGCCCGGGTCACGCCTACGTAGAGCAGCCGACGCTCCTCCTCCAGCTGTGCCGGCGTCACGGCGTAGACGATCGGGACGGCGCCCTCGCTCAGGCCGACGAGGAAGACGACGTCCCACTCGAGTCCCTTCGCCGAGTGCAGGCTCGCCAGCGTCACCCCGGCCGGGGTCGGCGCGTGCTGCGCGGACGCGCGCTCGTCGAGCTCGGCGACCACGTGCTGCACGGTGGCCTCTGGGTCGGCCCTGGTGATCTCCTCGGCCAACCGCACCAGTCCGGCCAGCGACTCCCACCGCTCCCGCGCGGCACCGCTGCCGGCGGGCGGCCGCCGCTGGTAGCCGGCCGTGCCCAGGACGTCGGCGACCTGCTCGGGCAACGGCCGGTCCGGCGTCTCACCGGTACGGGCAGCCGCCTTCAGCAGCACCGTGGCCTCCCGCACCTCAGGCCGGTCGAAGTACCGTTCGGCGCCGCGCACCACGTACGGCACGTCCGCCTCGGTGAACGCGTGCTCGAAGACCGCGGACTGCGAGTTGGCGCGGAACAGCACACCGATCTCGGGCGCCTCGATGCCCTCGTCCAGCAGGTCGCGTACCCGGGCGGCGACGGCCGCGGCCTCGGCGGGCTCGTCGTCGTACGCCGCGATCTCCGGTTCCGGCCCCGCCTCCCGTTGTGCGAGCAGCGTGAGCCGGTGTGCCTCGCTCCTGTCGTTGGCGCGGTCGATCACCGCGTTCGCCAGCCGTACGACCTCCGGGGTGGACCGGTAGTCGCGCTCCAACCGGATCGTCGTCGTGTCCGGGTGCTCGGCGGCGAAGTCGAGCAGGTACGACGGGCTCGCGCCGGTGAACGAGTAGATGGTCTGGTTCGGGTCGCCAACGACGCACACGTCGTGCCGGTCGCCCACCCAGGCGTCGAGCACGAGCTTCTGCAACGGGTTGACGTCCTGGAACTCGTCCACCACGAACTGCCGGTACTGCCGGCGCACCTCCGCCGCGACGTCCGCGTGCTCCAGCAGCACCCCCGCGGTCAGCTCGAGCACGGACTCGAAGTCGAGCAGGTTGCGTTGCTGGAGCAGCTCGTCGTAGCTGGCGAAGACGTTCGCGACGTCGGTCGCGTCGACCGGTGGTCGGCGGCCGGCCTGCAGCATCCGCCGTACGTACGTGTCCGGACGGATCTGGCTGGCCTTCGCCCACTCCACCTCGCCGGTCACGTCGCGCAGCTCCGCCCGGCCGAGGGTGAGCCCGCACTGCCTGGCGGCCTCGGCGACCAGCTTTACCTTGCTCTCCACGATCTTCGGCGGCGGCCCGCCGACCACGCGCGGCCAGAAGTACCGGAGCTGCCGCAGTGCCGCGGAGTGGAACGTACGCGCCTGTACGGTCGGCACGCCGAGCGCCCGCAGCCGGCCGCGCATCTCCCCTGCAGCCTTCGTGGTGAACGTCACGGCGAGCAGCTGGCTCGGCGGCACGAGCCCGCGGCGCACGGCGTACGCGATCCGGTGCGTGATCGCCCTGGTCTTGCCGGTGCCGGCACCGGCCAGTACGCACACCGGGCCCTGGACGGTCTCGGCGACGGCACGCTGCTCCGGGTCGAGCCCGTGGAGTATCGCCTCGACCGACATACGGTCATCTTCGCAAAGCCCGCCGACGTAACGGCGCGTAGGAGGCACCGCCGGTGCGGGAAGGTTTGCCGGGCGCCGCGTGTTCGGGTGGTTGAGACGGAACCGAGACGAAGGGACGCCGCGCCGATGTCGGCTCAGCTCACCATGTACACCACGCAGTGGTGCGGCTACTGCCGCAGGCTGAAGAGCCAGCTCGACCGTGCTGGCATCGGCTTCGCCGAGGTCGACATCGAGGCCGACCCGCAGGCGGCCGAGTACGTCATGAGCGTCAACGGCGGCAACCAGACGGTGCCCACTGTGGTGTTCCCTGACGGCACCGCGCTGACCAACCCCTCGGTAGCCCAGGTCGAGGAGCGGCTCGCCGCAGCCTGACGGTTAGTCGGACAAGGGCTCGCCGTACCAGGTTTCCACCAGGCGGCGGGCGATGGAGACCGGTGGCGGCAACAGCAGCGAGCCGTCCGCCAGGGCGGCGGTCAGCTCGGCCTTGCTGAACCACCGCGCGTCGGCGAGCTCCCGTTCGTCCACGGCGAGCTCGCCGCCGACCACCCGGGCGGTGAAGCCGAGCATCAGGCTGGACGGGAACG harbors:
- a CDS encoding AAA family ATPase, translating into MSVEAILHGLDPEQRAVAETVQGPVCVLAGAGTGKTRAITHRIAYAVRRGLVPPSQLLAVTFTTKAAGEMRGRLRALGVPTVQARTFHSAALRQLRYFWPRVVGGPPPKIVESKVKLVAEAARQCGLTLGRAELRDVTGEVEWAKASQIRPDTYVRRMLQAGRRPPVDATDVANVFASYDELLQQRNLLDFESVLELTAGVLLEHADVAAEVRRQYRQFVVDEFQDVNPLQKLVLDAWVGDRHDVCVVGDPNQTIYSFTGASPSYLLDFAAEHPDTTTIRLERDYRSTPEVVRLANAVIDRANDRSEAHRLTLLAQREAGPEPEIAAYDDEPAEAAAVAARVRDLLDEGIEAPEIGVLFRANSQSAVFEHAFTEADVPYVVRGAERYFDRPEVREATVLLKAAARTGETPDRPLPEQVADVLGTAGYQRRPPAGSGAARERWESLAGLVRLAEEITRADPEATVQHVVAELDERASAQHAPTPAGVTLASLHSAKGLEWDVVFLVGLSEGAVPIVYAVTPAQLEEERRLLYVGVTRARERLVLSWARAREPGGRAVREPTRFLRGLLTGAKPTARPKPTAAERAPKAGPTPCRVCGRKLAGAVERKLGHCLGCPADVDTELYERLVDWRSQAAAEQQVPAFVVFTDSTLTAIAEQRPTTLGELAAVAGVGARKLELYGEAVLALVAPSVETG
- a CDS encoding mycoredoxin translates to MSAQLTMYTTQWCGYCRRLKSQLDRAGIGFAEVDIEADPQAAEYVMSVNGGNQTVPTVVFPDGTALTNPSVAQVEERLAAA